A single region of the Cronobacter condimenti 1330 genome encodes:
- the mtnA gene encoding S-methyl-5-thioribose-1-phosphate isomerase: MQTLQTTSLRVADNTLWILDQQALPQQKNWLPADTTEALVAHIHALRVRGAPLIGLSASLLLALLAGQGMTRDALAEALETLRAARPTAVNLMNNLDQMKQALAQEDYVAALDAQALALVQEDRELCERIARAGSGLVKPGSRLLTHCNTGGLATAGVGTALGVIARAHEEGKVVNVWVDETRPLLQGGRLTAWELGERGVPYQLITDSMAASLMAQGLVDAVWVGADRIAANGDVANKIGTYSLAVLANYHHVPFYVAAPQTTLDPDCPNGAAIPIEQRAAAEVTGVAGSFGAVQWAPQDARVYNPAFDVTPAALISGWVLDSGVVTPQDVANGRFAR, from the coding sequence ATGCAGACACTACAGACAACCAGCCTGCGGGTGGCCGATAACACGCTCTGGATCCTCGACCAACAGGCGCTGCCGCAGCAGAAAAACTGGCTGCCCGCCGATACCACCGAGGCGCTGGTCGCCCATATTCACGCTTTACGGGTGCGCGGCGCGCCGCTGATTGGGCTTTCTGCCAGCCTGTTGCTGGCGTTGCTTGCCGGGCAGGGCATGACGCGCGACGCGCTCGCTGAAGCACTGGAGACCCTGCGCGCGGCGCGGCCTACGGCGGTGAATCTGATGAATAACTTAGATCAGATGAAACAGGCGCTGGCGCAAGAGGATTATGTGGCGGCGCTCGACGCGCAGGCGTTGGCGCTGGTGCAGGAAGACCGCGAGTTGTGCGAGCGCATCGCGCGCGCCGGCAGCGGACTGGTTAAGCCCGGCAGCCGCCTGCTGACACACTGCAACACCGGCGGGCTTGCGACGGCGGGCGTTGGCACCGCGCTTGGCGTTATTGCGCGCGCCCATGAAGAGGGCAAGGTGGTGAACGTCTGGGTGGATGAGACGCGTCCTTTGTTGCAGGGCGGGCGCTTAACTGCCTGGGAGCTGGGCGAACGGGGTGTGCCGTATCAGCTTATCACCGATTCGATGGCGGCAAGCCTGATGGCGCAAGGCCTGGTGGATGCCGTCTGGGTGGGTGCGGACAGAATAGCCGCCAACGGCGATGTGGCGAATAAAATCGGGACGTATTCGCTGGCGGTACTGGCGAACTATCACCACGTACCGTTTTACGTGGCGGCGCCGCAAACCACGCTCGACCCGGATTGCCCGAACGGCGCCGCCATTCCCATTGAGCAGCGAGCGGCGGCGGAAGTGACAGGTGTGGCAGGCAGTTTCGGCGCGGTGCAGTGGGCGCCGCAAGACGCACGAGTTTATAATCCGGCGTTTGACGTGACGCCCGCTGCGCTGATTAGCGGCTGGGTGCTGGATAGCGGCGTGGTGACTCCACAGGATGTGGCGAACGGACGTTTCGCCCGGTAA
- the mtnK gene encoding S-methyl-5-thioribose kinase: MSQYRTFTASDAVAYAQHYGGLSVPDELVSAQEVGDGNLNLVFKIFDNQGVSRVIVKQALPYVRCVGESWPLTLDRARLEAQTLVEHYQHCPAHTVKIHHYDPELAVMVMEDLSDHRIWRGELINGVHYPQAAQQLGEYLAQTLFHTSDFFLHPHEKKAQVARFINPEMCEITEDLFFNDPYQIHERNHYPAAIEPEVAALRDDAPLKAAVAALKHRFLSHAEALLHGDIHSGSIFVADGSLKAIDAEFGYFGPIGFDVGTAIGNLLLNYCGAPGQLGIREAADAREQRLIDIATLWHTFAERFQTLAREKTRDVALAQPGYASAFLQKVWADAIGFAGTELIRRSVGLSHVADIDTIRDEEMKHSCLRHAIGLGKALILLAPRIDSAEELVARVRQYG, encoded by the coding sequence ATGTCGCAATACCGAACCTTTACGGCCAGCGATGCGGTGGCTTATGCGCAACACTATGGCGGACTCAGCGTGCCTGATGAACTGGTAAGCGCACAGGAGGTCGGCGACGGCAATCTCAATCTGGTCTTTAAAATCTTTGATAATCAGGGCGTGAGCCGCGTTATCGTCAAACAGGCGCTGCCCTATGTGCGCTGCGTAGGCGAATCCTGGCCGCTGACGCTTGACCGCGCGCGCCTTGAGGCCCAGACGCTGGTGGAACACTATCAGCACTGCCCGGCGCACACCGTCAAAATTCACCATTACGACCCGGAACTGGCAGTCATGGTGATGGAAGATCTGTCCGACCACCGCATCTGGCGCGGCGAGCTGATTAACGGCGTGCATTATCCGCAGGCCGCGCAGCAATTGGGTGAATACCTGGCGCAGACGCTGTTTCACACCAGCGATTTCTTTCTGCACCCGCATGAAAAAAAGGCGCAGGTGGCGCGCTTTATTAACCCTGAAATGTGCGAAATCACCGAAGATCTGTTTTTCAATGACCCCTATCAGATCCACGAGCGTAATCACTATCCGGCAGCCATTGAGCCTGAGGTCGCCGCGCTGCGCGATGACGCGCCGTTAAAAGCTGCCGTGGCGGCGCTCAAACACCGCTTTCTCTCCCATGCCGAAGCGCTGCTGCACGGCGATATTCACAGCGGCTCGATTTTTGTCGCCGACGGCAGCCTGAAGGCTATCGACGCGGAGTTTGGTTATTTCGGCCCGATCGGCTTTGATGTCGGCACGGCCATCGGCAATCTGTTGCTGAACTACTGCGGCGCGCCAGGCCAGCTTGGCATCCGTGAAGCCGCCGACGCGCGCGAGCAGCGCCTGATCGATATCGCCACCTTGTGGCATACCTTCGCCGAGCGGTTCCAGACCCTGGCGCGTGAGAAAACCCGCGACGTGGCGCTTGCACAGCCAGGTTACGCCAGCGCGTTTTTACAAAAAGTCTGGGCAGACGCAATTGGTTTTGCAGGCACTGAGTTGATTCGCCGCAGCGTAGGGTTGTCCCATGTGGCGGATATCGACACCATCCGCGATGAAGAGATGAAGCATTCGTGTCTGCGTCACGCGATTGGGCTTGGCAAGGCGTTAATCCTGCTCGCCCCACGTATCGACAGCGCTGAAGAGCTGGTCGCCCGCGTGCGCCAGTACGGTTAA
- a CDS encoding LVIVD repeat-containing protein, whose amino-acid sequence MMALPQPDYSRNMRLIGHSDQGGRPDGVQLMVHRGFAYIGHMVSQGFSIVDVRDPTRPKAAGYVPAPPGTWNVHLQAHDDLLLVINARDLFADARFADEKVYYTRPVGDTVRDVAEKGWSAGLRVFDISTPDQPREIGFLSLSGIGIHRIWYVGGRWAYVSALIDGFSDYIFLTIDMADPRKPEVAGRWWLPGMHQAAGEEAHWPEGKRYALHHAIIAGDTAYGSWRDGGLTILDVKDRSRPALIAHRNWSPPFGGGTHTALPLPDRDLLVVLDEAVLDKQEDGEKFIWLFDIREPSNPVSISTFPSPDDADYVAKGAHFGPHNLHENRPGSFVSSTLIFATYQNAGVRAYDISDPYRPVETGALVPAAPAKMMDTRPGRPQVIQSCDVFVDAQGIIYSTDYNGGLSVIEYLG is encoded by the coding sequence GTGATGGCATTACCTCAGCCCGATTACAGCCGCAATATGCGGCTGATTGGCCACAGCGACCAGGGCGGTCGCCCGGACGGCGTACAACTGATGGTGCATCGCGGTTTCGCGTATATCGGCCATATGGTGTCGCAAGGGTTTTCGATTGTGGACGTTCGCGACCCGACGCGCCCGAAAGCGGCAGGCTACGTGCCTGCACCGCCCGGCACCTGGAACGTGCACCTGCAGGCGCACGATGACTTATTGCTGGTGATTAATGCCCGCGATCTCTTTGCCGATGCGCGCTTTGCTGATGAAAAGGTCTATTACACCCGCCCGGTCGGCGACACCGTGCGCGACGTGGCGGAGAAAGGCTGGAGCGCCGGCCTTCGGGTGTTTGATATCTCCACACCTGACCAGCCGCGCGAAATTGGCTTTTTGTCGCTAAGCGGTATCGGTATTCACCGGATCTGGTACGTGGGCGGGCGCTGGGCGTATGTGTCGGCGCTGATTGACGGCTTTAGCGACTATATCTTTCTCACCATCGATATGGCTGATCCGCGAAAGCCCGAAGTGGCGGGGCGCTGGTGGCTGCCGGGAATGCACCAGGCCGCGGGTGAAGAAGCTCACTGGCCTGAGGGCAAACGCTACGCGCTGCATCACGCGATTATCGCAGGCGATACAGCGTACGGCAGCTGGCGTGACGGCGGGCTGACCATTCTCGATGTGAAAGACCGCAGTCGGCCTGCACTTATCGCACACCGCAACTGGAGCCCGCCGTTTGGCGGCGGTACGCACACGGCGCTGCCGCTGCCGGACCGCGACCTGCTGGTGGTGCTGGATGAAGCGGTGCTCGATAAGCAGGAAGATGGCGAGAAGTTTATCTGGCTGTTCGACATTCGCGAGCCGTCGAATCCGGTGAGCATTTCAACATTTCCGTCGCCGGATGACGCGGATTACGTGGCGAAAGGGGCGCATTTCGGCCCGCATAATTTGCATGAGAACCGCCCCGGCAGTTTCGTGAGTTCGACGCTGATTTTTGCGACATACCAGAACGCGGGTGTTCGCGCCTATGACATTTCTGACCCTTACCGCCCGGTGGAAACCGGCGCGCTGGTGCCTGCTGCGCCTGCGAAGATGATGGACACGCGGCCCGGACGCCCGCAGGTGATCCAGTCGTGCGACGTGTTTGTGGATGCACAGGGGATCATTTACAGCACCGATTATAACGGCGGGTTGTCGGTAATTGAGTATCTGGGGTAG
- a CDS encoding sugar ABC transporter substrate-binding protein has product MKKLTLSLLALGLLSALPGKAATPAPVPDAIASHNGPVRIAVIRNLGSDDNTTQFVAGAIQEGKKLGFKVSTFLSNGDDAKFQDFVNQAISQKYDGIILSQGRDPYSTELVKRIVDAGIKVSVFDTAVKGDIPGVTVTQQDDASLTALSAGQLVKDFNGKANIIKLWVAGFPPMERRQAAFQEILKQNPGIKELESIGAVSSDVQGDTANKVGAVLAKYPKGKIDAIWGTWDAFSQGAYKALKENGRTEIKLYSIDISNQDLQLMREAGSPWKVSVAVDPKLIGATNVRLIANKIAGEPTPATYDFKAAAIPQAVLAAQPGAVNVATLGKIIPGWGQTEDFVAPWFATLEARSK; this is encoded by the coding sequence ATGAAAAAACTGACGCTCTCTTTACTGGCGCTGGGCTTACTTTCCGCGCTGCCGGGCAAGGCGGCGACGCCTGCCCCGGTGCCGGACGCCATCGCCAGCCATAACGGGCCGGTGCGCATCGCGGTTATCCGCAATCTGGGGTCGGATGACAACACGACGCAGTTCGTGGCGGGTGCGATTCAGGAAGGCAAAAAGCTGGGCTTTAAGGTCAGCACCTTTTTGAGCAATGGCGATGACGCGAAATTCCAGGATTTCGTCAACCAGGCCATTAGCCAGAAATATGACGGGATCATTCTCTCGCAGGGCCGCGACCCGTATTCCACCGAGCTGGTAAAACGCATTGTCGATGCGGGGATCAAAGTCTCGGTATTCGATACGGCCGTGAAAGGCGACATTCCGGGCGTGACGGTGACGCAGCAGGATGACGCCTCACTGACTGCGCTCTCTGCAGGCCAACTGGTGAAGGATTTCAACGGCAAGGCGAACATCATCAAGCTGTGGGTGGCAGGCTTCCCGCCGATGGAGCGCCGTCAGGCGGCATTCCAGGAGATCCTTAAGCAGAACCCGGGCATTAAGGAACTGGAGTCTATTGGCGCGGTGTCATCAGACGTGCAGGGCGATACTGCCAACAAAGTGGGCGCGGTGCTGGCGAAATACCCGAAAGGCAAGATTGACGCCATCTGGGGCACCTGGGATGCCTTCAGCCAGGGCGCTTACAAGGCGCTGAAAGAGAACGGACGCACCGAGATCAAACTCTACAGCATCGATATCTCCAACCAGGATTTACAGCTGATGCGCGAGGCGGGCAGCCCGTGGAAAGTGAGCGTGGCGGTTGACCCGAAACTGATTGGCGCGACCAACGTGCGGCTTATCGCCAATAAAATCGCGGGTGAGCCGACGCCTGCGACGTATGACTTTAAAGCCGCGGCAATCCCGCAGGCCGTGCTGGCGGCGCAACCGGGGGCGGTGAATGTGGCTACGCTTGGGAAAATCATCCCCGGCTGGGGCCAGACCGAGGATTTCGTCGCGCCGTGGTTTGCGACGCTCGAAGCCAGATCAAAATAA
- a CDS encoding ABC transporter permease, which produces MSKAATLKPASSARHQLFEFFYKWGMLLTVVALVALFGVASDNFLDPFNIINILRSIAIVTVIAIGVSVSLTIGGFDLSVGSTASLANALVISLFVWHGFGTTEAIIVTLLLCTLVGLFNAFLIVVLKIPDMLATLASLFVIQGVAMTWSYGGSITQNMVMPSGEMAEGAIPEAFSLLGQVPVIVIVMLVVTVVAQIGLSLTTHGRRMYAIGGNAEAARLSGIRITRYKVAAYVIASLLAGLGGILLASRIGSSQVNAGSGYLMDAVAAAWIGFSLAGSGKPNALGTLVGAVILGVLSNGLVMLSVPYYAMDIIKGLVLAGALAITYIQRR; this is translated from the coding sequence GTGAGCAAGGCCGCAACCCTGAAGCCCGCGTCATCGGCGCGTCACCAGCTGTTTGAGTTTTTCTATAAGTGGGGCATGTTGCTCACCGTCGTGGCGCTGGTCGCGCTGTTCGGCGTGGCGTCGGATAACTTTCTCGATCCGTTTAACATCATCAACATTCTGCGCTCCATCGCTATCGTCACGGTGATTGCCATTGGCGTGTCGGTGTCGCTGACCATCGGCGGGTTCGATCTCTCGGTAGGGTCGACCGCATCGCTTGCTAACGCGCTGGTTATCTCGTTGTTTGTCTGGCACGGCTTTGGCACCACGGAGGCGATTATCGTCACGCTGCTGCTCTGCACGCTGGTCGGGCTGTTTAACGCGTTTCTTATCGTGGTGCTGAAAATCCCGGACATGCTCGCCACGCTCGCCAGCCTGTTTGTGATTCAGGGCGTGGCGATGACCTGGAGCTATGGCGGTTCGATTACGCAAAACATGGTGATGCCGAGCGGCGAGATGGCGGAAGGCGCGATCCCTGAGGCTTTCAGCCTGCTGGGCCAGGTGCCGGTTATCGTGATTGTGATGCTGGTCGTGACGGTGGTGGCGCAGATTGGGTTGTCGCTCACCACGCACGGACGGCGCATGTACGCCATTGGCGGCAATGCTGAAGCGGCGCGCCTTTCTGGCATTCGTATTACGCGTTATAAAGTGGCCGCGTATGTGATTGCCTCACTGTTAGCGGGCCTTGGCGGCATCCTGCTCGCTTCGCGCATCGGCTCGTCGCAGGTCAATGCGGGCAGCGGCTATCTGATGGACGCCGTCGCGGCAGCATGGATAGGCTTCTCGCTTGCAGGCTCCGGCAAGCCAAACGCGCTTGGCACGCTGGTGGGCGCCGTCATTCTCGGCGTGCTCTCCAACGGGCTGGTGATGCTTTCAGTGCCGTATTACGCGATGGACATTATCAAAGGGCTGGTGCTCGCTGGGGCGCTTGCCATCACTTACATCCAGCGACGTTAA
- a CDS encoding sugar ABC transporter ATP-binding protein, with protein sequence MSLNQRIEMRAISLAFSGFPALTQVDFTLRAGSVHALTGANGAGKSTLMAVLSGAWDHYQGQILLDGEPVSIRSPRDAKALGIHLVQQEVDAALVPGLSIAENIMLDRLREGGLRYRWGETRRRARAALAQLDVDMDVNRRIESCSLAEKQHVLLARALSHHCRYLILDEPTAPLDQHESDRLFAVVRRLQAQGMGVVFISHRIHELKAICDTLTVLRDGRLIESGPMSALSGPAIIEKMLGHALETLYPPRRPPLSDDVLLAVDGLHDDTLLEDISLRLRKGEILGIAGLAGAGKTELCKALFGASKSTLRQGELAGRPWRPASPADSVARGLALVPEERRKEGIFIDESVAMNLAASADGSFTRWGVFGRRDAWRWAQDVIERLGIRASGPGQQLRRLSGGNQQKVAIGKWLRGDNDVLIFDEPTKGVDVKAKTDLFNLIDGLAREGKGIIYASGEFAELVGLCDRICVLWDGRIVAELDGREASEETLLLYSTGGTPA encoded by the coding sequence ATGTCCCTGAACCAGCGCATTGAGATGCGCGCGATATCCCTGGCCTTTAGCGGCTTCCCCGCGCTCACGCAGGTGGATTTCACCCTGCGCGCAGGCTCTGTGCATGCGCTCACCGGCGCAAACGGCGCGGGGAAATCAACGCTCATGGCGGTGCTCTCAGGCGCCTGGGATCACTACCAGGGCCAGATTTTACTGGATGGCGAACCTGTCAGTATTCGCTCGCCGCGCGATGCCAAAGCGCTCGGCATTCACCTGGTGCAGCAGGAGGTGGACGCCGCCCTGGTGCCTGGGCTGAGTATTGCGGAAAACATCATGCTTGACCGGCTGCGTGAAGGCGGATTGCGTTACCGCTGGGGCGAAACGCGCCGCCGCGCCCGTGCGGCGCTGGCGCAGCTGGATGTCGACATGGACGTTAACCGTCGCATCGAGAGCTGTTCCCTTGCCGAAAAACAGCACGTGCTACTGGCGCGGGCGCTCTCGCATCACTGCCGCTATTTGATCCTTGATGAACCCACTGCGCCGCTTGATCAACACGAGAGCGACCGCCTGTTCGCGGTGGTAAGACGCCTGCAGGCGCAGGGAATGGGCGTGGTGTTTATCTCGCATCGCATCCATGAACTGAAAGCCATCTGCGACACCCTGACGGTGCTGCGCGATGGCCGGTTGATTGAGAGCGGGCCGATGTCGGCGCTCTCTGGCCCCGCCATCATTGAAAAGATGCTGGGCCACGCGCTGGAGACGCTCTATCCGCCGCGCCGTCCGCCACTGAGCGATGACGTGCTGCTGGCGGTAGATGGCCTGCATGACGACACATTGCTTGAGGATATTTCACTGCGCCTGCGCAAAGGCGAGATCCTCGGCATCGCCGGGCTGGCGGGCGCCGGGAAAACCGAGCTTTGCAAAGCGTTGTTCGGCGCGAGTAAAAGCACGCTGCGCCAGGGGGAACTGGCAGGTCGTCCGTGGCGGCCTGCAAGCCCTGCCGATTCCGTCGCGCGCGGGCTGGCGCTGGTGCCTGAAGAGCGGCGCAAAGAGGGGATATTCATTGACGAGTCTGTCGCCATGAACCTCGCCGCCAGCGCCGATGGCAGTTTCACTCGCTGGGGCGTATTCGGGCGTCGCGACGCGTGGCGCTGGGCGCAGGACGTCATTGAACGTCTTGGCATTCGCGCCAGCGGGCCGGGACAACAGCTTCGCCGGCTGTCCGGCGGCAACCAGCAGAAAGTGGCTATCGGCAAATGGCTGCGCGGCGATAACGACGTGCTGATTTTCGACGAGCCGACCAAAGGGGTCGATGTCAAAGCGAAAACTGACCTGTTTAACCTGATTGACGGCCTCGCCCGCGAGGGCAAAGGCATTATTTACGCCTCCGGCGAATTTGCCGAGCTGGTGGGCCTGTGCGATCGCATCTGCGTATTGTGGGACGGGCGCATCGTGGCGGAACTGGATGGCCGTGAGGCCAGCGAAGAAACCTTACTACTCTATTCCACCGGAGGAACCCCCGCGTGA